A stretch of the Marivirga tractuosa DSM 4126 genome encodes the following:
- a CDS encoding porin family protein encodes MNKVILVLPFLILSSLFVNAQKEQNGIRASLNLSNLYVDEVDDENTKPGFAVGVYFRKGLSDQISIQPEINYSLKGSQINYDGFFSGTGKYRYNLSYVEIPVLANIHLGESLYLSAGPYVASLIAVKVKDVNGDGTVNNVEEYDRDDFNTFDYGVAAGVGFDFTGGTAGVRYNYGLVDVAPNGNGLDNGKNSVLQFFIGFEF; translated from the coding sequence ATGAATAAAGTAATTTTAGTATTACCTTTTTTAATTTTAAGTTCACTTTTTGTAAATGCTCAAAAGGAACAAAATGGAATAAGAGCATCTTTAAACCTTTCAAATTTATATGTTGATGAGGTCGATGATGAAAATACAAAGCCTGGCTTTGCTGTAGGGGTATATTTCCGTAAAGGCTTATCAGATCAAATAAGTATTCAGCCTGAAATTAATTATAGCTTAAAGGGATCACAAATCAATTATGATGGCTTTTTTAGTGGAACTGGGAAGTACCGATATAATCTATCCTATGTAGAGATACCAGTTTTAGCAAATATTCATTTAGGAGAAAGCTTGTATTTAAGTGCAGGTCCTTATGTCGCTTCTTTAATTGCAGTAAAAGTAAAAGATGTGAATGGAGATGGAACAGTCAATAATGTTGAAGAGTATGATAGAGATGATTTTAATACATTTGACTATGGTGTTGCAGCAGGTGTAGGCTTTGACTTTACAGGCGGAACAGCTGGTGTTCGCTATAATTATGGACTAGTTGATGTAGCACCTAATGGAAATGGATTAGACAATGGAAAAAACTCAGTATTACAATTCTTTATTGGCTTTGAGTTTTAA
- the recJ gene encoding single-stranded-DNA-specific exonuclease RecJ: protein MPKQKKWIIASEPEQKMIHELSQSININPVLSKILLSRGISNFEEAKTFFRPSIEDCHDPFLMKDMPIAVERLIKALDNHESILVYGDYDVDGSTSVAMMYSFLKSYCKNLYYYIPDRYVEGYGISYKGIDYAKEKNCSLIISLDCGIKAIDKVDYANSENIDFIICDHHNPSEKLPQAVAVLDPKRKDCPYPFKELSGCGVGFKLIQAFCIQKEIPEHHAFELLDLVAISIAADIVAVTGENRILAFYGLEKINFNPRPGIKALIQASGLKEKITISNLVFQLGPRINAAGRIDHAHLAVRLLTAIHEDEALIIAENVSHKNTTRKDFDQNITSEALSTIEENTSMLSAKSTVLFNKNWHKGVIGIVASRCIEHHYRPTIIMTESNGKATGSARSVDGFDLYSAIESCKEYLEQFGGHKHAAGLTLAIDQIPSFAAAFEAVVQKNITEDQLIPKVKIDSYIEIDQITDKFYSILSQMDPFGPGNMQPVFAAKNLSVLGEPLILKEKHLKLTVKDRSGKNKITAIGFGMAEYKALIMNSNAFELAFTIQENHFNGLKSLQLYLKDIRID from the coding sequence ATGCCAAAACAGAAAAAGTGGATTATAGCGTCAGAACCTGAACAAAAAATGATTCATGAATTGAGTCAATCCATCAATATAAATCCTGTCCTATCAAAAATTCTCCTATCAAGAGGCATCAGTAATTTTGAAGAAGCAAAAACTTTTTTTAGACCTTCAATTGAAGACTGCCATGATCCGTTTTTGATGAAGGATATGCCAATCGCTGTTGAGCGACTAATAAAAGCTCTTGACAATCACGAATCTATTCTGGTATATGGCGATTATGATGTGGATGGATCTACCTCAGTAGCTATGATGTACAGCTTCTTAAAAAGCTATTGTAAAAATCTTTACTACTACATTCCTGATAGGTATGTGGAAGGGTATGGGATTTCCTATAAAGGCATTGATTATGCAAAAGAGAAGAACTGCAGCCTAATTATTTCTTTGGATTGTGGCATTAAAGCTATAGATAAAGTTGATTACGCAAATTCTGAAAATATTGACTTCATAATATGTGATCATCACAATCCAAGTGAAAAACTACCTCAAGCCGTAGCTGTTCTGGATCCAAAGAGAAAGGACTGTCCCTACCCTTTCAAAGAATTATCCGGATGCGGGGTCGGTTTTAAGCTCATACAAGCATTTTGCATTCAAAAAGAAATCCCTGAACATCATGCTTTTGAATTACTTGATCTAGTTGCCATAAGTATAGCAGCAGATATTGTGGCAGTGACAGGAGAAAATAGAATACTTGCATTTTATGGATTGGAGAAAATAAATTTCAATCCCAGACCAGGGATAAAAGCTTTGATTCAAGCCTCGGGATTGAAAGAAAAAATTACCATTTCAAATTTAGTATTTCAACTTGGCCCCAGAATAAATGCTGCCGGCAGAATTGATCACGCTCATTTAGCGGTAAGATTATTAACCGCCATTCATGAAGACGAAGCACTCATTATAGCAGAAAATGTTTCCCATAAAAACACCACAAGAAAAGATTTTGATCAGAACATTACGAGTGAAGCTTTAAGTACAATTGAAGAAAACACCAGTATGCTTTCGGCAAAAAGTACTGTGTTATTCAATAAAAATTGGCATAAAGGTGTTATTGGAATAGTAGCTTCTAGATGTATTGAACATCATTACCGACCCACTATCATTATGACTGAATCCAATGGAAAAGCAACGGGTTCAGCTCGTTCTGTAGACGGGTTTGATCTATATTCGGCTATTGAGTCATGTAAAGAATATTTGGAACAATTCGGAGGACACAAACATGCAGCAGGATTAACACTTGCAATAGATCAAATACCTAGTTTTGCTGCTGCTTTTGAAGCTGTAGTTCAAAAAAATATTACCGAGGATCAACTTATCCCAAAAGTAAAAATTGATAGCTACATTGAAATAGATCAAATTACGGATAAGTTTTATTCCATATTAAGTCAAATGGATCCTTTCGGACCAGGCAATATGCAACCTGTTTTTGCTGCAAAAAACTTATCTGTTTTAGGTGAACCTTTAATTCTTAAAGAAAAACATTTAAAACTTACTGTAAAGGATCGAAGTGGAAAAAATAAAATCACTGCCATTGGATTTGGAATGGCAGAATATAAAGCACTTATTATGAATTCAAATGCATTTGAGTTAGCTTTTACGATACAAGAAAACCACTTTAATGGTTTGAAATCTTTACAGCTTTATTTAAAAGATATCCGCATTGATTAA
- a CDS encoding BT0820 family HAD-type phosphatase, giving the protein MLKIAVDFDGTIVEDRYPGIGKPQLFAFETLKALQQQQHQLILWTVREGKALQEAVDFCKKHGIEFYAVNKNFPEEELEQGQSRKLNVDYFIDDRSIGGFLGWSKVWELLGNNPVEYTLPKKSFWEKLKDLMR; this is encoded by the coding sequence ATGTTGAAAATTGCAGTTGATTTTGATGGCACAATAGTAGAAGACCGATACCCAGGTATCGGTAAGCCTCAATTATTTGCTTTTGAAACTCTAAAAGCCCTGCAGCAACAGCAACATCAACTAATTTTGTGGACGGTGCGTGAGGGTAAAGCTTTACAGGAAGCAGTAGATTTTTGCAAAAAGCATGGGATTGAATTCTATGCTGTTAATAAAAACTTTCCTGAAGAGGAACTAGAGCAGGGACAAAGCCGAAAACTTAATGTTGACTATTTTATTGATGATAGAAGTATTGGCGGATTTTTAGGCTGGAGCAAAGTTTGGGAACTATTGGGCAATAATCCAGTTGAATACACACTTCCGAAAAAGAGCTTTTGGGAAAAATTAAAAGATTTGATGAGATGA
- the map gene encoding type I methionyl aminopeptidase, translated as MIHLKTKEEIEIMRKSALLVSKTLGLMAEMLEPGISTLELDKKAEEFIRDHGGEPGFLGLYDFPNTLCMSPNEQVVHGFPNNDPLREGDIISIDCGVKMNGFYGDHAYTFAVGEVKSEIEQLLKVTKESLYLGIEECKAGNRIGDIGFAIQQHAEKHGYGVVRELVGHGLGRKMHESPEVPNYGKRGRGAKLKEGMVLAIEPMINLGGRSIKQLADGWSIVTADGRYSAHFEHDVAIVDGKPDILSTFDYVEEALEKKGVAIF; from the coding sequence ATGATTCATTTGAAAACGAAAGAAGAAATTGAAATAATGCGTAAAAGCGCATTGCTGGTATCCAAAACCTTAGGTTTAATGGCTGAAATGCTTGAACCAGGGATTTCTACTTTGGAACTGGATAAAAAAGCGGAAGAATTCATTAGAGATCATGGTGGAGAACCTGGTTTTTTAGGTTTATATGATTTTCCAAATACGCTTTGCATGAGCCCTAATGAGCAGGTAGTGCATGGTTTCCCCAATAATGATCCTTTGAGAGAAGGTGATATTATCTCTATTGATTGTGGCGTAAAAATGAACGGATTTTATGGTGACCATGCCTACACATTTGCTGTGGGTGAAGTAAAGTCAGAAATAGAGCAGTTATTGAAAGTCACTAAAGAATCATTGTATTTAGGGATAGAAGAGTGTAAAGCTGGAAACAGAATTGGCGATATTGGTTTTGCTATTCAACAACATGCTGAAAAACATGGCTATGGAGTGGTAAGAGAATTAGTTGGCCATGGCTTGGGTAGAAAAATGCACGAATCGCCTGAAGTACCGAATTATGGTAAAAGAGGCAGAGGAGCCAAACTAAAAGAAGGCATGGTATTAGCCATTGAACCTATGATTAACCTAGGTGGAAGAAGCATTAAGCAATTAGCTGATGGCTGGTCAATTGTAACAGCTGATGGTAGATATTCTGCACATTTCGAGCATGATGTAGCGATAGTGGATGGTAAACCTGATATTCTTTCCACTTTTGATTATGTGGAAGAAGCATTAGAAAAAAAGGGGGTGGCCATATTTTAA
- the lptB gene encoding LPS export ABC transporter ATP-binding protein, with protein sequence MILRAENLVKKYSKRTVVDHISVSVEQGEIVGLLGPNGAGKTTSFYMIVGLVKPNSGEIFLDEQNITGLPMYKRAKKGVGYLAQEASVFRSLTVEENLMAVLEMRKISKAAKKEKMESLLDEFSLGHVRKNKGMVLSGGERRRTEIARALAMDPSFILLDEPFAGVDPIAVEEIQTIVGRLKEKNIGILITDHNVNETLSITDRAYLMFEGKLLKAGTAEELANDEQVRRVYLGKHFELKRKL encoded by the coding sequence ATGATATTAAGAGCTGAAAATCTGGTAAAGAAATATTCAAAAAGGACTGTAGTTGACCATATTTCTGTAAGTGTAGAACAAGGCGAGATTGTTGGACTTCTAGGGCCTAACGGTGCCGGAAAAACTACTTCTTTTTATATGATTGTGGGCCTGGTTAAGCCCAACTCTGGAGAAATATTTCTAGACGAACAAAATATCACTGGGCTTCCTATGTATAAAAGAGCTAAAAAGGGAGTAGGCTATTTGGCACAAGAAGCCTCTGTTTTTAGATCACTTACTGTGGAAGAGAACTTAATGGCCGTTTTGGAAATGAGGAAAATCAGTAAGGCCGCCAAAAAAGAAAAAATGGAGAGCCTCTTGGACGAATTTAGTCTTGGACATGTCCGTAAAAATAAAGGCATGGTGCTCTCTGGTGGAGAAAGAAGAAGAACCGAAATTGCTCGAGCACTGGCAATGGATCCATCATTTATATTATTGGACGAACCCTTTGCCGGTGTTGACCCTATTGCCGTAGAAGAAATTCAAACAATAGTAGGGAGATTAAAAGAAAAAAATATTGGCATCCTCATTACAGATCACAATGTGAACGAAACCTTATCCATCACAGACAGAGCTTATTTAATGTTTGAAGGAAAACTATTGAAAGCGGGAACTGCTGAAGAATTAGCGAATGATGAACAAGTACGTAGAGTATATTTAGGCAAGCATTTCGAATTAAAACGCAAACTATAA
- a CDS encoding TlpA family protein disulfide reductase translates to MKKILFGLILLISMFISNEAYAQSGGLKIIDVPELEKIMAQSDGEKLKVINFWATWCKPCVKELPYFVNAQSQFPNVEFIYMSIDFSESAAKAEKFAQKKRLNPSGLYLIDDVDYNSWIDKVSPDWSGAIPATLIMKDGKKYFYEKEFHEGELEELIKQKLN, encoded by the coding sequence ATGAAAAAAATACTCTTTGGTTTAATTTTATTGATATCAATGTTCATTTCAAATGAAGCTTATGCTCAAAGTGGAGGTTTGAAAATTATTGATGTGCCTGAATTGGAGAAAATTATGGCTCAATCCGATGGTGAAAAGCTTAAAGTAATTAATTTTTGGGCTACTTGGTGCAAGCCTTGTGTTAAGGAGCTTCCTTATTTTGTGAATGCCCAAAGTCAATTTCCAAATGTAGAATTTATTTATATGAGTATCGATTTTTCTGAAAGTGCTGCTAAGGCAGAAAAATTTGCTCAAAAGAAGAGGTTGAATCCTTCAGGTTTGTATTTAATAGATGATGTGGATTATAATTCTTGGATAGACAAAGTGTCTCCCGATTGGTCAGGAGCTATACCCGCTACTTTGATCATGAAGGATGGAAAGAAATATTTCTATGAAAAAGAATTTCATGAAGGAGAACTGGAAGAGTTGATAAAACAAAAACTAAATTAA
- a CDS encoding 1-acyl-sn-glycerol-3-phosphate acyltransferase, protein MEYLEAFDSIRPYKDSEVNEAVQRLIQHPFFDQVTKKVFPEKSMDQLKMALSEVKTVKDFQKVMMYPTARRVLDNSSEGISHDGFDKINPDKSYLFISNHRDIVLDSTILNVLLFELGVDTTEVAIGNNLLVNQWVTDLAKLNKNFIVNRNIPPREMYSYSQTLSSYIRHTILDRKTSIWIAQREGRTKDGDDQTQQGLLKMIGLSGDKNFYENYAPLRIAPMAISYEYDPCDVLKAREVASKLAGKPVEKTPEDDLQSMIAGITGVKGRVHISIGKIVDEKLQEIREVKNKNDQMQALADLIDERVHKSYKLWPNNFIAYDLLYEERFSDHYTKEEAEKFETYLRKQAQNFSADFNELKDPLLAMYANPVKNKLKVEGLAESEL, encoded by the coding sequence ATGGAGTATTTGGAAGCATTTGATTCGATTAGACCTTATAAAGATTCAGAAGTGAATGAAGCTGTTCAGCGCTTGATTCAGCATCCATTTTTTGATCAAGTAACCAAAAAGGTTTTTCCTGAAAAATCTATGGATCAGCTTAAGATGGCTTTGTCTGAAGTGAAAACTGTTAAGGATTTCCAGAAAGTAATGATGTATCCAACGGCCAGAAGGGTTCTTGATAATAGTTCTGAGGGAATTTCTCATGATGGATTTGATAAAATTAATCCTGACAAATCTTATCTTTTTATTTCCAATCACAGAGATATTGTTTTGGATTCTACTATTCTAAATGTTTTGTTGTTTGAATTGGGAGTTGATACAACTGAAGTAGCAATCGGAAATAATCTTTTAGTGAACCAATGGGTAACTGATCTGGCAAAACTGAATAAGAACTTTATCGTCAATCGTAACATCCCACCAAGGGAAATGTATTCTTATTCTCAAACACTATCATCTTATATTCGACATACTATTTTAGATAGAAAGACATCCATTTGGATTGCTCAGCGAGAAGGAAGAACGAAAGATGGAGATGATCAAACACAACAAGGATTACTAAAAATGATTGGGCTTAGTGGAGATAAGAACTTTTATGAAAACTATGCTCCCTTAAGAATTGCTCCTATGGCAATTTCTTATGAATACGACCCTTGCGATGTTTTAAAAGCACGTGAAGTAGCTTCTAAATTGGCAGGTAAACCGGTTGAAAAAACACCTGAAGATGACCTGCAAAGTATGATTGCCGGTATAACGGGAGTAAAAGGAAGGGTTCATATTTCCATTGGTAAAATTGTTGATGAAAAATTACAGGAGATTCGTGAAGTCAAAAATAAGAATGATCAAATGCAGGCATTAGCCGATTTGATTGATGAGCGAGTGCATAAAAGCTACAAACTTTGGCCTAATAATTTTATAGCTTACGATTTGTTGTATGAAGAGCGGTTTTCAGATCATTACACAAAAGAAGAAGCAGAAAAATTTGAAACTTATCTTCGAAAACAAGCTCAAAATTTTTCTGCTGATTTTAATGAGTTAAAGGATCCTCTGTTGGCTATGTATGCCAATCCTGTAAAAAACAAATTAAAGGTAGAAGGATTGGCAGAAAGCGAATTATAA
- a CDS encoding GH3 auxin-responsive promoter family protein encodes MEFLHSIMTWVMKKRIHEVELFMKYPNEMQSEVLQKLIYRARNTKFGREYQFEDLKNFQQYQERVPLHTYEELFPYIDQLLKGDQNILWPTEIRWFSKSSGTTNDRSKFIPVSDEALEDCHFKGGKDLLSIYLNNNPESRLFTGKNLSIGGSQQVNQFDNNSNSFYGDVSAVIMKNLPFWVQIIRTPSLEIALMDEWEGKIEAMANATMKEDVTSLTGVPTWTVVLLQRILELSGKDDISEVWPNLELFIHGAVSFVPYQPLFRDLIKSPKMNYLETYNASEGFFGIQDRMDSDEMLLMLDYGIFYEFIPLENIDEKQPKTIRLADVELNKVYEIVISTNAGLWRYRIGDTIRFTSLNPYRIKISGRTKHFINAFGEELMIENAEKAIATACNKTGVIIDNFTAAPKYLKQGKSGAHEWVIEFSKEPENLEEFSKLLDDEIRKINSDYDAKRHKDIALHCLVIHKVSQGTFYEWMRKRGKLGGQNKVPRLSNNRKYLEDLLEMVEQN; translated from the coding sequence ATGGAATTCCTCCACTCTATAATGACTTGGGTAATGAAGAAAAGAATTCACGAAGTGGAGCTTTTCATGAAGTACCCAAATGAAATGCAAAGCGAAGTACTTCAAAAGTTGATTTATAGAGCAAGGAATACCAAATTTGGAAGAGAATATCAGTTTGAAGATCTAAAGAACTTCCAACAATATCAAGAAAGAGTTCCATTACACACTTATGAAGAATTATTTCCTTATATCGATCAACTCCTAAAAGGAGATCAAAACATATTATGGCCAACCGAAATCAGGTGGTTTTCCAAATCCTCTGGAACCACAAATGACAGAAGTAAATTCATTCCCGTTTCGGATGAAGCGCTAGAAGATTGTCATTTTAAAGGTGGAAAGGATTTGTTATCGATCTATCTTAACAACAACCCCGAATCCAGGCTTTTTACTGGCAAAAATTTGAGTATTGGTGGAAGCCAGCAGGTCAATCAATTTGACAATAACTCTAACTCATTTTATGGGGACGTTTCAGCCGTAATCATGAAAAATCTGCCGTTTTGGGTGCAAATAATTAGAACACCTAGTCTAGAAATAGCCTTGATGGACGAGTGGGAAGGAAAAATTGAAGCAATGGCCAATGCTACCATGAAGGAGGATGTCACAAGCCTCACAGGTGTACCCACCTGGACTGTAGTTCTTTTGCAAAGAATTCTGGAGCTAAGCGGCAAAGACGATATTTCTGAGGTTTGGCCCAATTTAGAATTATTTATTCATGGAGCTGTTTCATTTGTGCCTTATCAGCCTCTTTTCAGGGATTTAATAAAATCCCCGAAAATGAATTATTTGGAAACCTATAATGCTTCTGAGGGCTTTTTTGGAATTCAAGACAGAATGGATTCTGATGAAATGCTTTTGATGCTGGATTATGGAATTTTCTATGAGTTTATTCCTTTGGAAAATATAGATGAAAAACAACCCAAAACCATTCGATTGGCTGATGTAGAGCTCAATAAGGTTTATGAAATTGTCATCAGCACTAATGCTGGATTGTGGAGATATAGAATCGGAGACACCATTCGCTTTACCTCATTAAACCCATATAGAATAAAGATCAGTGGTAGGACTAAGCATTTCATCAATGCATTTGGTGAAGAGTTAATGATAGAAAATGCTGAAAAAGCGATTGCTACAGCTTGTAACAAAACAGGCGTTATTATTGATAATTTTACAGCTGCACCAAAATATTTAAAACAAGGAAAAAGCGGAGCCCATGAATGGGTGATAGAATTTTCAAAAGAACCCGAAAATCTTGAAGAATTCTCCAAATTACTTGATGATGAAATCAGAAAAATAAATTCTGATTACGATGCCAAAAGACACAAAGATATTGCTCTGCATTGCCTCGTCATTCATAAAGTCTCTCAAGGCACATTCTATGAATGGATGAGGAAAAGAGGTAAATTAGGCGGGCAGAATAAAGTACCTAGGTTGTCTAATAATAGAAAATACTTGGAAGACTTATTGGAGATGGTAGAGCAAAACTAA
- a CDS encoding RluA family pseudouridine synthase — MQEDISKNEQEDDGLFEHHQIKVDPKQDLLRIDKFLMDRLPNVTRNKVQKAIKDGFVQVNGVTIKPNYKVHPDDNIRIALPEPPRDTEVKPENIPLDIVYEDSDLLIVNKEAGMVVHPAHQNWEGTLVNALAYHFQQLPEMQGNEGRPGLVHRIDKDTSGLLVIAKTEKSMTALAKQFFDHSIERTYYALVWGELEDEEGTIDVNLGRSFKDRRITDAFPEGDFGRTAITHYKVLERLRYVTLIQCNLETGRTHQIRAHMKYIGHPLFNDATYGGDRILKGTQFSKYKSFVDNCFKIIPRQALHAKSLGFIHPSSNKSVHFESELPKDFEEVLEKWRHYIQFH; from the coding sequence ATGCAAGAAGATATATCAAAAAATGAGCAAGAAGATGATGGATTGTTTGAACATCATCAAATAAAAGTAGATCCTAAACAAGATTTATTAAGAATAGATAAATTCTTAATGGACAGATTGCCGAATGTGACCAGAAACAAAGTGCAAAAAGCTATAAAAGATGGTTTTGTGCAGGTCAACGGAGTAACGATCAAACCGAATTACAAAGTCCATCCCGATGATAATATCCGAATTGCCTTGCCTGAGCCACCACGAGATACAGAAGTAAAACCAGAAAACATTCCTTTAGATATTGTATATGAAGATTCTGATCTCCTGATTGTAAATAAAGAAGCTGGAATGGTAGTGCATCCAGCACATCAAAATTGGGAAGGCACTTTGGTTAATGCCTTAGCATACCATTTTCAGCAATTGCCTGAAATGCAAGGGAATGAGGGGAGACCTGGACTTGTTCACAGAATCGATAAAGATACTTCCGGCCTATTGGTGATAGCAAAAACTGAAAAGTCCATGACAGCACTTGCCAAACAGTTTTTTGATCACAGCATTGAAAGGACTTATTACGCCTTGGTATGGGGTGAGTTGGAAGATGAAGAAGGCACTATTGATGTAAATTTAGGTCGAAGTTTTAAAGACAGAAGGATCACAGATGCTTTTCCGGAAGGTGATTTTGGCAGAACTGCCATTACCCACTACAAAGTGCTGGAAAGATTAAGATATGTGACGCTTATTCAGTGTAACTTAGAAACGGGAAGAACACACCAAATTCGTGCTCATATGAAATATATTGGGCATCCATTGTTTAATGATGCTACTTACGGAGGAGATCGAATTTTAAAAGGAACTCAATTCTCCAAATACAAATCCTTTGTGGACAATTGCTTTAAAATTATCCCAAGACAAGCTTTACATGCCAAATCACTAGGTTTTATTCATCCTTCCAGCAACAAGTCGGTCCATTTCGAATCCGAGTTGCCAAAAGACTTTGAAGAAGTACTAGAAAAATGGAGGCATTACATCCAATTCCATTGA
- a CDS encoding thioredoxin family protein, with protein sequence MKKLIGFSILLIALVAFSFKNDGYDIGDKAMDFSLKNVNGEMVSMDDYDEAKGFMIIFTCNSCPYSVAYEDRIIALHEKYADKGVPVIAINPNDDEKSPKDSFKKMIVRAKEKGFPFPYVYDETQEITRAYGATNTPHVYVLDADRTVKYIGAIDNNTKSAEKADKKYVEDAVDAVLNGKEVLERKTKAIGCTIKWAS encoded by the coding sequence ATGAAAAAGTTAATAGGATTTTCAATTTTACTAATCGCTTTAGTGGCTTTTAGCTTTAAAAATGATGGGTACGATATTGGGGATAAAGCCATGGACTTTTCGCTTAAAAATGTGAATGGAGAAATGGTTTCTATGGATGACTATGATGAGGCCAAAGGCTTTATGATAATTTTCACATGTAACTCATGTCCTTATTCCGTTGCTTATGAAGACAGAATTATTGCATTGCATGAAAAATATGCTGACAAAGGAGTTCCAGTTATTGCAATCAATCCAAATGATGATGAGAAATCTCCAAAAGATTCATTTAAAAAGATGATCGTAAGAGCAAAAGAAAAAGGATTTCCCTTTCCTTATGTTTATGATGAAACCCAAGAGATCACAAGAGCTTATGGTGCGACTAATACTCCTCATGTTTACGTTTTAGATGCAGATAGGACTGTGAAATACATTGGAGCTATTGACAATAATACTAAATCAGCGGAAAAAGCTGATAAGAAGTATGTTGAAGATGCAGTAGATGCAGTGTTGAATGGTAAGGAAGTACTAGAAAGGAAGACCAAGGCAATTGGATGCACAATCAAGTGGGCATCGTAA
- a CDS encoding porin family protein — protein MLRYFCSILLLLSAVICQAQSVWEKLNKDPFKNSQVYVGFRAGANFNTVNVNNRYSVIKPTTRLDEGLYDKKYQEVENIGVIYGITFLYQFEQRLVVGANASINQIRFQYKQDQPGSSRSVQYIHNHDLNYLDVPVFFRFMFRKVNSRFWDKSSRKPTVPAIIPFAQIGLSFSVLMNADKEYSKYTTQNGIESKEYEKNSNIKSIMSPFTVGAFIGGGARFRVGTFYITAEANFRQGLSNANSQNARYQNDNLQNEAYDIMDDFSFQSVEGLIGIIFPLKYLSKKEFMPVEI, from the coding sequence ATGTTAAGATATTTTTGCAGTATACTGTTATTACTGTCAGCGGTTATTTGTCAAGCCCAATCTGTTTGGGAGAAGTTGAACAAAGACCCTTTTAAAAATTCGCAAGTGTACGTAGGTTTTAGGGCTGGTGCTAATTTTAACACGGTTAATGTGAATAATCGCTATTCTGTAATCAAGCCCACCACCAGGTTAGACGAAGGTTTATATGATAAAAAGTATCAAGAAGTAGAAAATATCGGAGTTATTTACGGGATCACCTTTCTTTATCAATTTGAACAAAGATTAGTAGTAGGTGCTAATGCATCCATCAATCAAATACGATTTCAGTATAAGCAAGATCAGCCTGGTTCTAGCAGAAGTGTGCAATATATTCACAATCATGATCTAAACTATTTGGATGTCCCTGTTTTTTTTAGGTTTATGTTCAGGAAAGTCAATAGCCGTTTTTGGGATAAATCTAGTCGAAAACCAACTGTTCCGGCAATTATTCCATTTGCACAGATTGGGTTGAGCTTTTCAGTCTTGATGAATGCGGATAAAGAATATTCTAAATACACAACACAAAATGGAATTGAGAGTAAAGAGTATGAAAAAAATTCAAACATTAAATCTATAATGTCACCTTTTACGGTGGGAGCATTTATTGGAGGAGGCGCAAGATTTAGAGTCGGGACTTTTTATATAACTGCAGAGGCGAATTTCAGGCAGGGTTTAAGTAATGCCAATAGCCAGAATGCAAGATATCAGAATGACAACCTTCAGAATGAAGCTTATGACATCATGGATGATTTTAGCTTTCAATCAGTGGAGGGTTTAATTGGGATTATTTTTCCATTAAAATATTTAAGTAAAAAGGAATTCATGCCGGTTGAGATATGA